AtcacataaatataaaatagagGTGAAATAAAGGAGAAGAGTCAATACCTACAGTCTTAGGTGCTCTCTGTAGAATGAAACAAAAGCATCAAATCTATCAAAATCATTACTGGCTTTAGagcacaaagggaaaagcagagaagtgaGTTCTTgataaatttcatgttttcattaattctttGTAAGTCTTCCAAATGACAGTAAAATGCTGTAACTAGTTGAGGGTAACTTTGGGGGGCTTTAGCGATGTTTTTAAGCCTTATTGAAGTACTGAGGACTAATATTGCTCTCAGAATTACATTTCAGTTGTCTTTGTGTCCATTTCAGAACAAGCTGTTACAGACAaagaaggaaatagaaaagtACTCTGTTAATGACAAGCAGGTAAGTTCACTGCCAAGGGGGGctgttgtgtgttttgtttaagACAGTGACTACAACACAGTTCACTGGCTCTGTCTATAAAACAAAGCTGTTTGACAAAACTGGGTGAGGACTCAGTATTTGGATTCAGGAATAATCTCATGTCTGTTTACATGAGATGTTCTGAGATCTTGCTACACTTGATGTTGCCTAGCTGGTGCATTAGCCTGCTTTTCTTAGAAAAAGATGTCTTCATCTGTAGGTGTATAATGCTTTTTTGGATAGCTCCAATTTACTGTCACTTGATAagcattttattctttcaaattaGGTAGAAgaaccaatttttttccctcaaatacCATGTTTTTTGCAATTCATAAATACAGCATCTGCCTTGGGAAAGACGCTTTAGTTGCTTGTTCCCAGGTTTATTTCACTATGTCATACCTTTGTCCCTTTTCCTTACTCAGTACTATACCAGTTACACAATTTGTGAAGTTCTGAGACTTCTAAACATAGAAGCTGCTTTGCTGAATAGATAATGCACTTGTGCATGAAGGCAATGGTTTAGAGCTTGCAGAAGTACTAGCATAGAATAGCTAAGCTTGCTGTGTTCAAGACATGCGTGAACATGAGgtgataaattaaaattatttttttcttactactAATAAtgaagggaagaggggaaaaagtaCTGAAACTATTAACAGCTTTGACTTCTTGTGTTCCAGAACTTTGTTGCTCATGGAGGTAACTTAGTAGCTAAGCTCCTTTCCTGATCACATATAGAAGCAATTTATTTGTCCATAATTTTTGGGGGTCCCTGAATCCCAGCTGATTTGATAATTTGCTTACACTTGAGAACTTACTTTAAAGTTCTCAAGAACTTTAGGGATTTGAATTGATGAATTAGATATGCTGTTGAAAAAAAGGTGAGTATTTGGAGGCAAATGCATTTGTATAGTAGCCGATAcaaaattttttaatatctccatTTATAAGAAGTTTCTGTCTTTGCTTCCTTATACTATTGTCAAATGGCtcaagctggttttttttctgtgcatgcTTCCTTACTCAGATCAACTTTGTTTGAGAATCTAAGCCATTTGAGGTGAGGAGAAGGTGTATTTtgcccattaaaaaaaaaaaataataaatcctgATAACCATTTTCTTTTAGCTGTTGTAGCAGTTTCCCAAGCTTAGCATTACAGTTAATCCCTTGTCAAACACTGTGTCAGGGTGTTCTTGTTAAAATCTGTCCTAGCTTGATGGATGCAGACTTTTTAAAAGACTATTATTCGGTGCATGTTTCAGTGAAAATCTCTAAAAGCACCTTCAAAGCTGAACAAGCTGCAGTGTGGACTGACTGGGACTTTTCTTGCAGAAGCAGTTTCAGGCTTGCAGCCAGGTTAAGCCGCTGGCAGTGGAGGTGATGGGTAGGATGGCTCCTCTGTAGCTGTTGGGTTGCGGACGTGTTCTCGGGGACGCCTGGCTGATCTGAATGGAAAGAGCAGAACTGGAGAAGGCAGGGAGtctggggcagagctggcactggagCAACAGATCAAAGGCTGTAAAGTGACAGTAGATGAACAGAGAAGCTGCACAGAAAGATTAGGGAAAGGTGATATCTGGTATAGATAACATGCACTGACTGTTACCTTTACTAGATCACAGAGTCAGGGAATGGCTTGGGCTTGAAGGCACCCTAAAGATTGTCTAGTTCCAATTCCCCTGCTcttggcagggacactttccattaGACCAAATTGCttagagccccatccagcctggtcttaaacacttccagggatgaggcatccacagcttctctgcccAATCTATGCCAGTGCCTCCCAGTAAAGAATTTctatctaatatctaatctaaacctattttctgtttaaagccatttccccttgttctATCATTACATGctccaacagttccatgtccttcctgtgctggggcccCAGAGgtggatgcagggttccaggtgggtctcaccagagcagagggacagaatccctccctcccctgctgcccacactgcctTTGGTACAGCTCAGGGcacgtttggctttctgggctgtgagtgcacactGCTGGGTgatgtccagcctctcatcccccagcagccccaaggccttctcagcagggctccCCTGGAGCTGTTCATGCCCCAGGCTGCATCAGTGGCGGGGTCGATTGTCCCAATCCAGGTGCAGTACCTTGTACCTGgtcttgttgaacttcatgagatTCCCAATGACCCATTTCTTAAGTTATTGAAGATACTGAATGTTTCCATGTCGAGCTAAAAGGCAGAGATTCTcaggaaagattatttttttcttgggcGTGTGCTGTCACTGTTCAGTTCTTGGGTACTAAACAACTTGAAACCAAGTTGCATTGGCAACCAGAGTCTGGCCTATATGTGCCTTTATGTTTCACATCTGCATGTGATTAAGAGTGCTGATGGTGCAGCCTCTATGGATGTAATTGTGCATTAGAGCAAAATCCTTACCCTTCAAgtctttttccagtgtttttaaaatcatttttctAATATAGAATATTCTCAGTTACTTTACTGGGGGTTGGGTTGATATTTTATTGGGGAAAGCTTTATGAATGAACCAACACCACGCAATGTTTAGAACAAAATGTaatgagcagggctgggcatAAGACTACTTCTGGTAGCATATTCTGTGTCCTAGATGTGGATCTATGATCCATATTTTGGAGTAAAGGTAATTAGTACATGGAGCAGAAGGAATGTATGATAATAGAAACAAAGAGGTGAGTTGTAAAATGTTACAGTAGTCAATAAAGCTGTGGTAGTTCCCGAGTGTGTTGTTCACAGTGTAACTAATCTATGCAATCTGTTAAATTAACAAATTGCTCCAATTTTTATAGAGATTTACTCCATCTCCTCACTGATCTTGGCAAAGACATACAGATGATAATTCAATGTTGTTTGcattcagctgctgtttttttcttaaacttatGAGAAAGATTAATGTTTccaaaatgtaataaatgtcTTAAGGGGATTCTTGCCAATAACTTGAGCCACAAGTTTACTCTGCTGTCCAACTACACACAGTGCTGGGAGGCAGGAATAGGCAACCTGCTGTACAAGAATGGCAGGCAGATTCTGTTTATACAGCTAAGAAGTGTCACAGTCTGACCAGGGGCAGGACTGATGAAGCACTGGCTGCCAAAGCAGTTAGTTACACTGTGGTGAGcctgtttttttggtgtgtgtttgcCCACGCGCTCCATGATGAGTGGTCATGAGCATACTTGTTACAAACTACTGAtgactttgttttatttcatctctgacttttaaattaattaaccCAAGTAACAGAAAGGATGGAAGTTGGAGCAAGAATACAGGAATCCCTCCTATTATTGCAATAGGAGGTGGCTTTTCTGTTCAAGATGAGGAATtgccccagagctctgctgatgGCTTAGCAGAGAGAGTAGCTTATTTGTCAGTACCTGATGTTTGCAGCAGTCTTGCAGTTTGGAAGTGGTAATCCAAAAGAAGCAGCGCTTTCTTTGGCCAGAAGTTGATTTGAAGGTGCATGAAAAATCTAGATTCTGAGACCATGTTGCTGAAAGTAGTCAGTAACTTTTAAGGAAAACAGGGCCCAACTTTTAGCTGCAAGAAAACCATATCATTATCACCTGTTTTCCTTCATTGTGCCTGCCCACCCCTCCCCTCTGCTTCTTGCTTCCctggttattttaatttttatgcacCTTTGAAACTAAACCCCGTAATGTCTGATTTTCAGACAAGGAGTAAATATGTACACATGCCTTCACTATTTTAACTATTTATGACACTGTGCAATGAGTCAGTTTctcaaagaatttttatttttgttttgtccttgaGGTGTCCCAATTAAATATTATGCAACTAAGTTTACTactattcttaaaaaaaaaatcattaaataagGAGGTAGTGTGCATTGCAAGTACTAAAATTAGCAAGTTTTTAACACTTTCTAAATTTTAGaacaagttggttttttttttgcagtgctgATGCTGCTGTTTCAGGGTAACACTGCAACTATGCCTTGCTATGaggtggaaaaaaacattttttctttaaagatgaGCCTAAGCCATAGCAATGGTTTGACTTACCTGGTGAAAGTTAAATATATCATTGGGGAATTTTGATTGTCCCAGTTAAAATAACTTTTACTAAATGTCATGTAAATAACTCAGTCTATAGTGTTTCAAATTAGAAACTGTACTTTGCAGGAGTCGACACTTTGAAGATCATGAGGTGATTATTTGTTCTTAATGTAATCTTTATTATACTAGAACCTGTGTGTGAGGGGGAGGAGCTTGAGGTAGCAGAAATTGCTTCTCCAGTGTTGATGAAGTGCAGAGTATCTTGtcaaaaagactttttttttgtggaaaagaCATGACATTGGgcttgtttcattttgaaaggcTCTAAGTTAACAATTACTGGATGTAATGTGTTGTGAAAATgttctttcacttttctttagGTTGTACTTTGTATTTCCGTTGATGTGTCTAAAGACTATGAACAGGTGGAGAATGTTCTAAAACAGGTGAGAAAAGAACTGATTCACATTCATGTCTGAAGAAACTTCTGTGTGTTGTATTTCTGTTGGAAATAGTTTCATATTTGGTATGGTGATAGAGGAATATTTTCTCCTCATAAAGAATATCTTAACCTCTGTCCCCTCTTCCAGGCTCAGGAGAAGTTGGGGCCAGTTGACATGCTTGTAAACTGTGCAGGAACATCAGTTACAGGAAAATTTGAGGATATTGAAGTGAATTCTTTTGAAGTGAGTGAGcatacttttttatttcatcatatgataatttcttattttaacaTTCTAATTATTAGATTGAATTCCTGTGTCTGCAGACTTGAACAGTGTTACACTTGACTTGTGCTAGCTGTCAGGATCTTTTCAGACTTGCAAGAGTTGCCTCTAACTTCTCCCCTAACGATTTCATTTCATACAcggtttcatttttttctgttgaagatttttcagaaatattttaacctgtttaaaaaaaatgcagctgttatCAGACTTCAATTCTGAGATGCACAAATTGTTTGCTCtgatgaaaagacaaaaaagtaaCCCCCAAATCACCTGTGTTTTGGTTACTTTATGCCTGCAGCCCTCAGGCCTCCATTAATCTACAGATAATGCTGAATCATCTGAAAATACTAAAGGGgcataattttataataaatttgaATCACCCATTTTATCGCTTGTATAGGCTATTGTGTTTTAGGTCTTGTAGAGAATGAAATTGAAGACTTCCCTTTATCCTGGCAAAGAACAAAATCTCTGAAACGTGTAAATACATagcatttttcctgtttcctgttTTAGAAAGCTCTTTAAACTTTCAGTATGTTTTCATGCATCATGCATAAATGGATTGCTTCCTGGAGGCTGTTCAGGTTAGATTTTCCCTGAAATactattcttttttccttcaaggcCATATGGTTCACAGTATTATCAGTATCCTGGATGCTATTAAGACTTACAGGATTTCTTTTGGCTTGGAGTGAGATTTTTAGCTATAAAACAGTTTATGAATCTGTAGAATAGAAAACAGTTGTTTCTTTTGCCAGAACAGATCTGGTGAACTTGATTGTTAAAGCAGACTTAAAAATAGGGGGTTTTTGATAAATAAGACCAAACAGCTAAAGAATTCTGGACCTGTGACTCAAATACTCAGATATGATATTGTTTGTACAGAGATTAATGGCAGTCAATTACCTGGGGAGTGTTTACCCGAGCCGAGCAGTAATCGCTACCATGAAGGAGCGCAGAATGGGAAGGATTGTATTTGTATCGTCTCAGGCTGGGCAGTTAGGCCTGTTTGGATATACAGCTTATTCTCCAACAAAATTTGCTCTTCGAGGGTTGGCTGAAGCCCTGCAAATGGAGGTATGTGTGCaataattttaagtaattataattaatataaacaaTTCTGTGTTAGCTGTCAGCACaggacattttaatttaaataggtTGGGGGAAATTTTGTATTGTGCAGCATTGATAATATCTGTGTGTTATTTGCCCTCATTTGTCAGCATTACAATCCTATTGCTCCGCATGGGTTGCAGAAACTAACCTGATATCAGTTGCATAAGATGGAAGAGATTGAATCTGTTCCTAAAACTGAGTATGACCACCTGTGcagacatttttttaatcttttattttaattaaaggaCTAGATTTTTAAGACTTTTGATTAAAAGGCCTTCTTCAAGGTTCTAAGTGCAAAATGATATTGAAGATATCACATGGATACATGAGAGACAGGCCAGTGATTGCCAGTTTGTTTGAGAGTCCATGGTAAGTGATATTTGAGCCTCATGAAACTGTAAAACTCCTAAGTTAGAATTAGAGgattttccacaaaaaaaaaaaaattagtttgcaGTGAACTCACCCTTCTATATTTTGATGAATATATGAGCTTTATATCCTGCAGTGATCTAAGCTTATGTTTAAGaccaaaatcaaacaaacactATTTTCATTATTCAGTGGAACAAGGTAAGTACATTGCAGTCAGACAGATAAAATTGatttgaaaattgcttttgtcATTTTCCTGTCAAGAACATATATTTGAGTAATTAAgtgtttatatataaaatgcCTTTGGTTCCAGACCCTTGCATAGTACCTGTTGTATGCCTTGACCAGGATAAGAATGTGGGGTAAAACTGCCTCTAATAATTTCTGGTCTGCTGAGTAGAACACTGTGAGTGCAGGGTCTTTCTTCAGACTGGTGATAGATACTTACGTGAAGACTAAATTATTCAAGACTGAAAATAGGGTGTTTATGGGTGTGGTATTTCACAAAGTGTTTTCAATACAGAATGTCTCATAAATGCTCAGTGTTTTACAACATTTAGCTTTATCATAGCcctctaaatattttcattaaaagctttttttttatttgtattggAGTACAGATTTGCATTGTAGCAGTTTGAATAGGATTGCACTAAGCAATATAATTTCATGACATGTacaaataaataactaaatacAATCTTTGATGTAAGACCTTCCATTTTCCCTCAcattttccaattattttttgtctccttAGACTTTGACCTCTTGCAAGTTTATACCATGGGTTGAAAAGCCTTGAGACTTCAGTATACAtcttaaagataaaaaattcaaattttacatttttgttggttttttttctcgGTGAAAGCCTTTTTGGCCTTGTGTTTATAAGTGTTGGGTACTGTTATTTGATAGTGGTTTAGTCTTCTTATAGAAACTGAAATTGGTAAAATTATAGttctaaactattttaatattcttcctAAATGTCTTGAAAATCACCAGGATTCATCAAATAATTTGTAGAGTTTTTAGGGACTTCTATTAGAACAAGCACCACAGCTACCTTATTaaaatctttgctgttttctttctcagttgATAAAGCTGCTAGTCTTGAAATTGCTGAGTACTTAACCATAGAAGCAATTTGAATTCATGCTTGCTGAACTTAATTACAGGAGATATTGATGAAATTATAAGGGAAATGTAAATGCTGACAGTATTAAGATAAAACTTAATGCTTTTGTAAAACACAGGTGAAACCTTACAATGTCTACGTAACAGTGGCCTATCCTCCAGATACTGATACTCCTGGCTTTGcagaagaaagtaaaacaaaggtAAATTGTCCTTCAGTTCttgaaatcagtatttttaaagcgTGTTAAGATTTTAAGAAGTACTCTTAAACACTTCAATTTTACCAGTTTTTAACTACTCAGTAGTTTCTTATTCTGATGCTTTAATACTTGCCTTTAAGATCTGAAACATTGCAGAATATTCCTGCATGCAATCTGAATATTGGTGTGGGATGGTAAACTGCAAAATCActatttgttttaatactaAAGCTTATTTAACCAAAAATAATATTCCCATTTTGCATCTTTGATAATGTGCGGCTGTTGTGATAGATGTGCCAGATCGAAGTAAACCTCAGTTCCTTCAGTGGAGCCTGCACCTAAATCATATTGTATGAATACATGATACATGGCTGTTTTCTAGTATTACAGTAGACAGGAAATTCTCTGGCACTGTGTTCACAGTGGAAATGACCGTATTGCTTTTCAGAAGGATGTCAGCAGCAGGACGAGGCCTTTTTCATTTGGATTACCTTAAAAGTGAAAGTTTGACCTTTAGTCACACCTTGTCATTTGCCATGTCCATATATGTGAAGTATAATTCTAAAAGTCACATTCACACCCCCTGTTCAGACTTACAGCATCaggtaatgagaaaaaattctctttatttttgatTTGCATACTGTGAACTAGAAATCTGGTATGTAAGGCTATCATCTTTTCAACATGCACCATCACGTATAATTGGAAATTGAGTTTGAATTCCATTTTGTCTTTCACCCTTTGAATAGGAATCAGTAGGGATTGTATAACACAATTCTTACTTCATCATTTCTTGATACAGATATTCTGTATTAAATGTATACTCCCACACATCCGCATAAAGTGCCAGAATTAGACATCTGCAGATACTTGTATAGCTTGCATATTCTCtaggattttttccttcataataGCCTATTTCAGGGAGCCAGCAGGCACCAGCAGAATATACTGTTCATCTAAGATTTCTCTTTGAAAGAGATTCAGAGAGATTTATCTCGTTTGTCAAAAAAGTCTTATCTTTTAGGAGAGAATTATGCTTTGTTTTAGCCTATATGACCTCTTTAGATGACCTGCTTCTAGCATGGTAGTATACCTTAAATCTCTGCAATATTGCATTGCTCTGACATTTCAGATAATCATTTATTGTAGAATTTATTTAATACTActgaattaatattaatatttaatagtaCTTAGAACATATGCCTCTATCTCGCAtctaatttttctctgtaatcACAGCTTTCGTGTGTTTAATcaggaaagttttttttttccaggcaacttctttttttttcttctttttttcttccattttttctttttttttttcccttctttttttttttcccctttttttttccattgaggTAGCTGCCTCAAAAATGACAGCCATGTTTTGGCCAGCTGAGTAGCCAGATCAAGCATTTAATGGCTGATTTCTGCCTGCCTTATTCCCAACATGTCATTAACTTTAGCTGTTCATCCTGAacagctgctatttttttcccaggtttaGAGTATTTGAATTACTGTTGATATCCCTGTATCTCATTCAGATTTATTTGATGCTGGTCAGTAAGCTCAGAAGTAAATAAGGGGCTGTGAAATGGAGATCTGATGACATGAGCCATATCACTGTAGGAATGCATGTAAAAGGTTTTTTATGTGGTTTCTGCTGGCAAAGACGCTGATGTCCTCCTGGCCACCCTTAAAATGCACatactaagaaaaaataaaattcagtgagCTTGGTTGATGAAATCAGAACTCATAGTTCTATAGATATTGGGAAGTAGGCCCCTTTCTATGAAATTTAATTACCTTAGTATTTGGCATTGATGATGATGAACCTGAAGTTACTCATCCTTACCctagaagtgtttttttaaaaaataataatcctaGTATTAGAGtaagcctgaaaaaaataaggcaagCTGTTTTATTggatcttaaaatatttcaggccTATCTTTTACTTCATTTCTGGTAAAAACCATGAATGAACCAGTATAGATCTTGAATAGTGTAAGCATTTTGATGTCttctactgaaaataaaattcttggggaaaaaaataccctttgAAAGTAGTAATAAACCATATAGAAAAAAGTACTAACCAAGGAAGTGTTGTCATTTCCCTCTGTAAAACGGGACTGATATTTATGAACGTGCTTATGCCTTTGTTTAAACCAGTGTTTTAGGTAATAATATGATACCCCTTGCTAGCAGTGATGTCATTTGTGACAAAGGACCCAAACCTAAAATTTgacatttgtgtttttctctcctgtgtgtTGTTAGTCAAACTTAAATTGGTGTTTTCCTCTTAAAGCCCTTAGAGACGAAGCTGATTTCTGAAACCTCATCTGTTTGCCAAGCAGAACAAGTTGCCAGAGTTATAGTGAAAGATGCCATAGTAAGTAAATTGTGTTTTTCGACCATGTTCTGTGTTGAAGAGACTGGGATCACATGTCATGCTTGCTTGAGACTGTAAGATAATAATGGCTAAGCTAAGTGCAAAACCAATTACAACAAAACAGTTCTCTTAGGTTAGTTTGAACTAGagctgttttctttattcttcttttgcCACTGTGCCCACAAATGATTTTACACAGTCCCTCGAAAGTCAAAGGTATCTGAAGTTGTACGCAGACAGAATAAAATGATGCATTGGTATGATGCAATGTCTGAAAGATGGATTATGACTGGTTTGAAAGCTCTAAATTACTGACTTTTGATGTATCAAATACCATTTGTCTAACCTCGAAACCTTGTTTTgtattctcttatttttcttgaaaatgagttcatataaaaataattttacaataaaagAAGGCAGTTGAccttttttggcttttaataTCTGAAGTATGTGATTTATGGGtgat
The sequence above is drawn from the Parus major isolate Abel chromosome 2, Parus_major1.1, whole genome shotgun sequence genome and encodes:
- the KDSR gene encoding 3-ketodihydrosphingosine reductase; translated protein: MLLLAAAFIVAFVLLLYMVSPLISPKSLKLPGAHVVVTGGSSGIGKCIAIECYKQGAFITLIARDENKLLQTKKEIEKYSVNDKQVVLCISVDVSKDYEQVENVLKQAQEKLGPVDMLVNCAGTSVTGKFEDIEVNSFERLMAVNYLGSVYPSRAVIATMKERRMGRIVFVSSQAGQLGLFGYTAYSPTKFALRGLAEALQMEVKPYNVYVTVAYPPDTDTPGFAEESKTKPLETKLISETSSVCQAEQVARVIVKDAIQGNFNSSVGSDGYMLSILTSGMSPVTSITEGLQQVVCMGIFRIIGLFYLGSFDSIVRRCMMQREKSESADKTE